From Azospirillum brasilense:
GCCGGTGTCAGCCGTGCTCACCAGCTTGATGAGGACGGTGTTCTGCTTCGCCATGATCTCAATCCCGACTAAAAATCCGTGACCCGCCAGCCCGGCGGGGCGGCGTCGTAGCGGGGGAAGATACCCGCTACAGCCGCGATGTCAAGCCTTTGTAAAGTGGTCGGAAGGGCCGATCCGAGTCCTTTTTTTACCGCAATTCGGGGCGGAAAACGACTTAGCGCTCCGCCACCGTGTTGGTGGAGGACAGGGCGACCGCGCGCTGGTAGAGCGCCGGTTCGGCGAGGAGGCGCAGCGCCACCTTCAGGTCCAGTTCCGGCTCATGCTCCTTCCAGGGACAGGCTTCGCGCAGGCGGGCCAGCGCCTCCTCGTCGTCGGCGGCGCGGGCGCGCCAGCCGGCGAACTGGGTCATCGGACGCGCCCGCCCGTCGCGCAGGTCGGACAGCAGGGCGATGGGGTCGTCCTGGCCGGTGCGGCTGGTGCAGACCGTCGGCTGCACGCCCTGGCGGTGCAGGGTGTAGCCGGCGGGCGTGTAGATGCGGCTCCAGGTCAGGAACAGTTCGCCGTCGTTGGGCAGGCGTGTCACCGTCTGGACGCTGCCCTTGCCGTAGGAGGAGGCACCCACCACCACCGCGCGGCCCGAATCCTGAAGCGCCGCCGCCACCACCTCGGCGGAGGAGGCGGAACGCCCGTCCACCAGAACCACCAGCGGCATGCCTTCGGCGATGTCGTCGGGGCCGGCCTCGAAGCGCTGGCGGCTGTCGGGGTGACGGCCCTCGGTCGTGATGATCTTGCCCTGGGCGATGAACAGGTCGGCCACGGCGACCGCCTGGTCGAGCAGGCCGCCGGGGTTGCCGCGCAGGTCGAGCACGAAACCGCGCAGGCCCTTGCCCATGCTCTGCCGCGTCGACAGCACGGCCTCGCGCAGATTGGACGCGGTGGCGGCGTTGAAGCGGTCCACCTTCAGCACGCCGACCTGCTCGGACACGCTGGCGTTCACGGTGTTGGGAACCACGCGCTCCCGCCGGAGGGGGGCGCGGCGCGGCGGGGTGTTGTCGCGCGCCACGGTCAGCAGGACCATGGTTCCGGTCGGACCGCGCAGCCGGTCGCGCATGTCCGCCTCGCTCAGGCGCGCGGTCAGATCCCCGTCGATGGCCAGAAGCTGGTCGCCGCTGCGGATGCCGGCGCGGTCGGCCGGGCTGCGCGGCAGCACGTTGCGGATCAGGGTGCGCCCGTTTGCCGTCTCCAGCGACAGGCCGATCCCGCCATAGCCCTCACGTTGGGCGCGCTCGCTGGTGGCGCGCTGGGTGCCGGTGTAGCGCGAGTAGCCGTCCAGATCCGTCATCACGGAATCGAGGACCACCTGATAAACCCGCTCCGGCACCGCCTGATAGAGGGTGGGGGAATAGAGGCGGGTGCGCTCCACCGCCTTGGTGGTCAGGGCGGCCCAGCCGGCGGCGTCGGACAGCGACGGGGCGGCATACTCCCCGATCAGGCTCCCGGAGACGTACAGGCGTACGGTGTTGCCCTGGCGCTCGGCGCGGGCGGTCGGGTCGATGGTCGCGAGCCCCTTCAGCCCGTCCAGGCCAAGCCGACCGAAATCGACCTGTTGAAGATAGACTTCGGCGATCTTGCCGTACGCGACGGCGAAGACCTGCTCGCTGATGAAGGCGGGCTCGGTCGCGGCGGCGACCGGACGGGGCAGAGTTCCGCCGAGGCTTCCGAGGCCAACGGCGAACATGGCAGCCGCGAGTGGGACCGACAGACGCCCTCGCGGAGAAAATCCTCGTTTTCGTATGCCCATGGCGCGCCGTACGCGGCCTCCTTTCCCACAGGCGGACCCGGACGGTTGCCCGCCGGATTCGAATGGATAAGGGATAGCACTTCAGAAATGAGGGCTGGCGGGACAAAAGACGGGGGCAAGACTCTTTGTCGTGGAATGTCCACCACTGTGACTCAGCGGCCACGCTTCCGTTGCTTTTGGGTTGCGCGTCCCGCGAAACGGGCATTTCCCAGGGGACGATCCGGGTGGCCGGACTGCAACGGATGAT
This genomic window contains:
- a CDS encoding S41 family peptidase, with translation MFAVGLGSLGGTLPRPVAAATEPAFISEQVFAVAYGKIAEVYLQQVDFGRLGLDGLKGLATIDPTARAERQGNTVRLYVSGSLIGEYAAPSLSDAAGWAALTTKAVERTRLYSPTLYQAVPERVYQVVLDSVMTDLDGYSRYTGTQRATSERAQREGYGGIGLSLETANGRTLIRNVLPRSPADRAGIRSGDQLLAIDGDLTARLSEADMRDRLRGPTGTMVLLTVARDNTPPRRAPLRRERVVPNTVNASVSEQVGVLKVDRFNAATASNLREAVLSTRQSMGKGLRGFVLDLRGNPGGLLDQAVAVADLFIAQGKIITTEGRHPDSRQRFEAGPDDIAEGMPLVVLVDGRSASSAEVVAAALQDSGRAVVVGASSYGKGSVQTVTRLPNDGELFLTWSRIYTPAGYTLHRQGVQPTVCTSRTGQDDPIALLSDLRDGRARPMTQFAGWRARAADDEEALARLREACPWKEHEPELDLKVALRLLAEPALYQRAVALSSTNTVAER